The following are encoded in a window of Salinibacter grassmerensis genomic DNA:
- a CDS encoding ectonucleotide pyrophosphatase/phosphodiesterase, whose translation MPTRHSLTIALFLVLPTLGTGCQSTAPSVSPTTATEEAPAPLIVISIDGLRWDYLDLHEAPALSKIAEGGAHVDHLTPVFPTKTFPNHYSAVTGLYPSSHGIIANTMYDPAMDASFSLGDREAVMNPDWWGGEPIWVTAEQQGRTAATYFWPGSEAPVQGTRPTEWFEYDGSVPGTTRVDQALQWLDRPTDTRPDLITLYFSRVDTKGHEHGPRSDSVATALREVDGFVQRLLDGLDARGLTGEVNLMVTSDHGMSPTSRDRTIVLDDYIDPDDVRLTARNPVAMMEPRSGVSTDSMVTALEQAPHLSAYRRGALPDTLHFEGHRRIPSVIAVADDRWSIRTRRWMANNPDWTGGGTHGYDPRSENMHTLLAARGPGFRSNTTIDQLSLLHLYELMSALLDVEPAPNDGRLEAARPLLVPAVARTAE comes from the coding sequence ATGCCGACCCGACACTCGCTGACGATCGCCCTTTTCCTCGTCCTTCCGACCCTTGGCACCGGGTGCCAGTCGACGGCGCCGTCTGTCTCACCGACCACCGCAACGGAGGAGGCGCCGGCGCCCCTGATCGTGATTTCCATCGACGGCCTCCGCTGGGACTACCTCGACCTGCACGAGGCGCCGGCCCTGTCGAAGATCGCCGAGGGCGGGGCTCACGTCGACCACCTCACGCCGGTCTTCCCCACCAAGACCTTTCCCAATCACTACAGCGCGGTCACGGGGCTGTACCCCTCCAGCCACGGCATCATCGCAAACACGATGTACGACCCGGCGATGGATGCCTCGTTCAGCCTGGGCGACCGGGAGGCTGTGATGAATCCGGACTGGTGGGGCGGCGAGCCCATCTGGGTGACGGCCGAGCAGCAGGGGCGCACCGCGGCCACGTACTTCTGGCCCGGCTCCGAGGCGCCCGTCCAGGGCACGCGGCCCACCGAATGGTTTGAGTACGACGGCAGCGTGCCCGGGACCACCCGCGTCGACCAGGCCCTGCAGTGGCTCGACCGCCCGACGGACACGCGCCCCGACCTCATCACGCTTTACTTCAGCCGCGTCGACACGAAGGGACACGAGCACGGCCCCCGCTCCGACTCAGTCGCCACGGCCCTACGCGAGGTCGACGGCTTCGTCCAGCGTCTGCTCGACGGGCTCGACGCACGGGGCCTCACGGGCGAGGTCAACCTGATGGTGACCTCCGACCACGGCATGAGCCCTACCTCTCGAGACCGCACCATCGTCCTCGACGACTACATCGACCCCGACGATGTGCGGCTCACCGCCCGCAATCCGGTGGCCATGATGGAGCCCCGGTCCGGCGTGTCGACCGACTCGATGGTGACGGCACTCGAGCAAGCCCCCCACCTCTCAGCGTACCGGCGCGGCGCACTGCCGGACACCCTCCACTTTGAAGGCCACCGCCGCATCCCATCCGTGATCGCCGTGGCCGACGACCGGTGGAGCATCCGCACCCGGCGCTGGATGGCAAACAATCCGGACTGGACCGGCGGCGGCACCCACGGCTACGACCCTCGGTCCGAGAACATGCATACGCTGCTCGCCGCCCGGGGTCCTGGGTTCCGGAGCAACACAACGATCGACCAACTGTCCCTGCTCCACCTCTACGAACTGATGAGCGCGCTGCTCGACGTGGAGCCCGCCCCCAACGACGGGCGGCTGGAGGCGGCCCGGCCGCTCCTCGTGCCCGCGGTGGCCCGGACAGCGGAGTAG